A genomic window from Salvelinus namaycush isolate Seneca chromosome 5, SaNama_1.0, whole genome shotgun sequence includes:
- the LOC120047373 gene encoding growth/differentiation factor 9-like — protein sequence METPLHLTIFLNYQTSILLLLIGGFSLGSSPTTSNLADEFGDFTLYQHGNILSPLLKALTAQGDPWQDTTPRMKPDSRYVRYMKRLYRMSSRHERSLEGNNHLYNTVRLITPRGECLEQSKEFFMQDLSYNLDRVRAKEQLLKSVLLYSFDQEQATSMTTQCYLDVKEQAAQDQCLLCPNTHHSVNFLFHTDHRRKWVEVDITPFLRPLIQSHKKDIHLLINLTCVEGRGREAKAGGEERSGRGPVELHLRSPSLLLYLNDTSELAHQRWLPTRSQGHPRSANEMDTFESLAEFKPERRITRSKRRRLRRESPDLSTNNTRGKTSPKTILPDLLPTSDFPTSDCALYDFRVSFSELKLSHWIIFPHRYNPRYCKGTCPRAVGFIYGSPRHTFFQNMIYHILDSSVPRPSCVPLEYIPLSVLTLEGDSIAYKELDDMIATRCTCR from the exons ATGGAGACACCTCTCCACTTGACTATTTTTCTTAATTACCAGACCTCTATTTTACTACTCTTGATCGGCGGCTTTTCACTTGGCTCGTCCCCGACCACGTCAAATCTAGCTGACGAGTTTGGCGATTTTACTTTGTACCAACATGGCAATATCTTGTCACCCCTTCTGAAGGCGCTAACAGCACAGGGAGATCCATGGCAAGACACGACTCCAAGAATGAAACCTGATTCGAGATATGTTCGATACATGAAAAGACTGTACAGGATGTCTTCGAGACATGAGAGGAGTTTGGAAGGGAACAACCACCTGTACAACACAGTTCGACTTATAACCCCGCGGGGTGAGTGCCTGGAGCAAAGCAAAG AGTTCTTCATGCAAGACCTCTCCTACAATCTGGACCGTGTCAGAGCCAAGGAGCAGCTCCTGAAGTCTGTCCTGCTGTACTCCTTCGACCAAGAGCAGGCCACGTCCATGACTACCCAATGTTACCTAGATGTGAAAGAGCAGGCTGCCCAGGATCAGTGTCTTCTCTGCCCCAACACCCATCACTCAGTCAACTTCCTGTTCCATACGGACCACAGGAGGAAGTGGGTTGAG GTGGACATCACGCCGTTCCTCCGACCTCTCATCCAGTCCCACAAGAAGGACATCCATTTGCTGATCAACCTGACGTGTGTGGAGGGCAGAGGCAGGGAGGCTAaggctggaggagaggagaggagcggtaGGGGCCCCGTGGAGCTCCACCTAAGGTCTCCGTCCTTGCTCCTGTACCTCAATGACACCAGCGAGCTGGCTCACCAAAGATGGCTGCCCACCAGGTCACAAGGTCATCCGAGGTCAGCCAATGAGATGGACACCTTTGAGAGCCTGGCGGAGTTCAAACCGGAGCGAAGGATCACCCGGAGCAAGAGGAGGAGACTGAGGAGAGAATCTCCAGATCTATCCACGAACAACACACGAGGCAAAACGAGCCCGAAGACCATCCTCCCGGACCTCCTCCCGACTTCTGACTTCCCTACGAGCGACTGTGCCTTGTACGACTTCAGAGTGAGCTTCAGTGAGCTCAAACTGAGCCATTGGATCATTTTCCCCCACAGGTACAACCCCAGGTACTGTAAAGGCACGTGTCCCAGGGCTGTGGGGTTCATCTACGGCTCCCCCAGACACACTTTCTTCCAGAACATGATCTACCACATACTGGACTCCTCTGTGCCACGGCCTTCGTGTGTTCCCTTGGAGTACATCCCCCTGAGTGTTTTAACCCTTGAAGGTGACTCCATTGCCTACAAGGAGTTAGATGACATGATCGCTACGAGGTGCACATGCCGCTAG
- the LOC120047890 gene encoding cytochrome b-c1 complex subunit 8-like, translating to MGRHFGDLAKIRHVITYSLSPFEQRAFPNYFSKGIPNVWRRFTSSVFKVAPPMICMYLTYTWGNHVHSEGKRKVAADYENEE from the exons ATGGGTCGCCACTTTGGAGATTTGGCCAAGATCAGGCATGTGATCACCTATAGTCTATCCCCCTTCGAGCAGAGGGCTTTCCCCAACTACTTCTCTAAAGGAATCCCAAACGTCTGGAGACGATTCACATCATCCGTCTTCAAAGTTGCTCCCC CAATGATCTGCATGTACCTGACATACACCTGGGGCAACCATGTCCACTCAGAAGGAAAGAGGAAGGTTGCTGCTGACTACGAGAATGAAGAGTGA
- the LOC120047891 gene encoding heat shock 70 kDa protein 4-like, translated as MSVVGFDVGFLNCYVAVARAGGIETVANEYSDRCTPACVSFGPRNRSIGAAAKSQVVTNCKNTVQGFKRFHGRAFSDPYIQRLKSSLVYDLAKMPSGTTGIKVMYMEEEKVFSIEQVTAMLLTKMKETAEHALKKPVADCVVSVPCYYTDAERRSVVDAAQIAGLNCLRLMNETTAVALAYGIYKQDLPAPEEKPRIVVFVDIGHSGYQTSVCAFNKGKLKILATACDPELGGKDFDEMLVRHFCEEFGKKYKLDVKTKPRALVRLYQECEKLKKLMSANSSDLPLNIECFMNDIDVSGKLNRVQFEEMCVDVLARVEAPLHNLMEQAKLKKEDIYAVEIVGGASRIPSVKERISRFFGKELSTTLNADEAVARGCALQCAILSPAFKVREFSITDAVAYPISLKWNSAAEEGSSDCEVFPKNHAAPFSKVLTFYRREPFSLEAYYNTPEELPYPDPTIGQFVIQKVVPQASGESSKVKVKVRVNIHGIFSVSSASLVEVQKTEEGEEPMDTEQQATPEEEGNMQTDQDETKAQGDGQKETEEEEEKTPPENEEMETSPEESKTEKKSDQPPQAKKPKVKTKVLELPIENSPQWELAVDMLNLFVENEGKMIMQDKLEKERNDAKNYVEEYVYDMRDKLHGRLEKFVSEADRDILSLQLEDTENWLYEDGEDQPKQQYIDKMAELKKLGQPIQERYMESEERPRAFDDMGKQIQMYMKIVEAYKTKEEQYDHLDQEEINKVDKMVNEAMIWLNSKMNQQSKLSLTVEPAVRVREIQDKTKELYSSCNPIVTKPKPKVELPKDNKAGEQNGPVNGQEKAPAEGTEKQNADSTGNPPSTESTEPRPDMDLD; from the exons ATGTCTGTGGTAGGATTCGATGTCGGGTTCCTGAACTGCTATGTAGCGGTAGCTCGAGCCGGAGGAATAGAAACTGTAGCCAATGAATATAGTGATCGATGTACACC AGCATGTGTGTCATTTGGACCACGGAATCGATCTATTGGTGCAGCTGCAAAAAGCCAG GTCGTCACAAACTGCAAGAACACAGTCCAAGGGTTCAAGAGATTTCATGGCCGGGCTTTTTCTGATCCGTACATCCAGCGTTTGAAATCCAGCCTTGTTTACGACTTAGCAAAGATGCCTTCGGGCACCACTGGCATCAAG GTGATGtacatggaggaggagaaggtgttCAGCATTGAGCAGGTCACTGCCATGCTTCTGACCAAGATGAAGGAGACAGCTGAGCATGCACTGAAGAAACCCGTGGCTGACTGCGTTGTCTCT GTCCCCTGCTACTACACGGATGCCGAGAGGAGATCAGTGGTGGACGCAGCACAGATCGCTGGACTCAACTGTCTGAGGCTCATGAATGAGACAACTGCAG TGGCGTTGGCATATGGAATCTACAAGCAGGACCTCCCTGCTCCAGAAGAGAAGCCCAGGATTGTGGTGTTTGTAGACATTGGACACTCTGGATACCAGACCTCTGTCTGTGCCTTCAACAAGGGCAAGCTGAAG ATTCTTGCGACGGCCTGCGACCCGGAGCTGGGCGGGAAGGACTTTGACGAGATGCTGGTGAGACACTTCTGTGAGGAGTTTGGGAAGAAGTACAAGCTGGACGTGAAGACCAAGCCCAGGGCTCTGGTCAGGCTCTACCAGGAGTGTGAGAAACTCAAGAAGCTGATGAGCGCCAACTCCTCAGACCTGCCCCTCAACATCGAGTGCTTTATGAACGACATCGACGTCTCTGGAAAACTCAACAG GGTTCAGTTTGAGGAGATGTGTGTTGACGTTCTGGCCAGAGTGGAGGCACCACTACACAACCTGATGGAGCAAGCCA AACTGAAGAAGGAGGACATCTATGCGGTGGAAATAGTGGGCGGAGCATCCCGTATCCCGTCTGTCAAAGAGAGGATCAGCAGATTCTTTGGGAAGGAGCTGAGCACCACCCTGAATGCTGATGAGGCCGTGGCCAGAGGATGTGCCCTGCAG TGTGCAATCCTGTCCCCTGCATTCAAAGTGCGTGAGTTCTCCATCACAGACGCAGTTGCTTACCCAATCTCTCTGAAATggaactctgctgcagaggaaggCTCGAG CGATTGCGAGGTATTCCCAAAGAACCATGCTGCACCCTTCTCCAAAGTGTTGACTTTCTACCGGAGGGAGCCTTTCTCTCTGGAAGCCTACTACAACACCCCCGAAGAGCTGCCGTACCCCGACCCCACCATAG GTCAGTTTGTGATCCAGAAGGTGGTGCCCCAGGCATCTGGGGAGAGCTCTAAGGTCAAGGTGAAGGTGAGGGTCAACATCCACGGCATCTTCAGCGTCTCCTCAGCCTCGCTGGTGGAGGTCCAGAAGACCGAGGAAGGAGAGGAGCCCATggacacagaacagcaggcaACACCAGAAGAAGAG GGCAACATGCAGACTGACCAGGATGAGACAAAGGCCCAAGGAgatggacagaaagagacagaagaggaggaggagaagacgcCACCAGAGAATGAGGAGATGGAG ACCTCCCCAGAGGAGAGTAAGACAGAGAAGAAGTCTGACCAGCCTCCCCAGGCCAAGAAGCCCAAAGTTAAGACAAAAGTCTTGGAGCTTCCCATTGAGAACAGCCCTCAGTGGGAGCTGGCCGTTGACATGCTTAACCTCTTTGTAGAAAATGAG GGTAAAATGATCATGCAGGAcaagctggagaaggagaggaacgaCGCTAAGAATTACGTGGAGGAGTATGTGTACGACATGAGGGACAAACTACACGGCAGGCTGGAGAAATTCGTCAGTGAAGCT gATCGGGATATCCTGTCGTTACAACTGGAGGACACAGAGAACTGGCTGTATGAAGACGGAGAGGACCAACCTAAACAACAGTACATCGACAAAATGGCCGAGCTGAAG AAACTGGGTCAGCCTATCCAGGAGAGGTACATGGAGTCTGAGGAAAGACCCAGAGCCTTCGATGACATGGGGAAACAGATCCAGATGTACATGAAGATCGTTGAAGCTTATAAAACCAAG GAGGAGCAGTATGACCATCTGGACCAGGAAGAGATCAACAAGGTGGATAAGATGGTGAATGAAGCCATGATCTGGCTGAACAGCAAGATGAACCAGCAGAGTAAACTGAGCTTGACTGTGGAGCCTGCTGTTAGAGTCAGAGAGATACAGGACAAGACTAAG GAGCTGTACTCTTCCTGCAACCCCATCGTGACCAAGCCCAAGCCCAAGGTGGAGCTGCCTAAAGACAACAAGGCAGGGGAGCAGAATGGACCAGTCAACGGCCAGGAGAAAGCCCCAGCCGAGGGCACCGAGAAGCAGAACGCCGACAGCACAGGCAACCCCCCCTCCACGGAATCCACGGAACCTAGACCTGACATGGACCTTGACTAA